In Vicia villosa cultivar HV-30 ecotype Madison, WI unplaced genomic scaffold, Vvil1.0 ctg.006327F_1_1, whole genome shotgun sequence, a single window of DNA contains:
- the LOC131642984 gene encoding NDR1/HIN1-like protein 10, which produces MDFDEDLGCCACCGCLCCCLFNGICNLICTLIVILGIFIFLFWLIVHPTPLKFSVTDASLTQFSFTNNNTLNYNLSLNITIRNPNRMLGIYYDNIETNAFYQGVRFSSQTLGPFFQRHKSTSFLKPVFNGQQLVPLRSDQISEFKKERKDGVYRIDVKVLLDVRFKLGLFKIGKVEPRVRCDLKVPLKSGSRTLLVNGFQDTDYYEGKKSRNRISSVNTSSGVVSSMKDVKEAVKEHFENKFKEDCLSRPSLDGIEINTLSSEESLSLEVPFSEEEIKEAV; this is translated from the exons ATGGACTTCGACGAAGACCTCGGATGCTGCGCCTGCTGCGGATGTCTATGCTGTTGCCTCTTCAATGGCATCTGTAACCTAATTTGCACTCTAATCGTAATCCTAGGAATCTTTATTTTCCTCTTCTGGCTCATCGTACACCCTACTCCTCTCAAATTCAGCGTAACAGATGCATCCCTTACTCAATTCAGTTTCACAAACAACAACACACTTAACTATAATCTCTCCCTCAACATCACAATCCGAAACCCTAACAGAATGCTTGGTATCTACTACGATAACATCGAAACGAATGCGTTTTATCAAGGTGTTAGGTTTAGTTCTCAAACCCTAGGGCCATTCTTTCAGCGTCATAAGAGTACAAGCTTCTTGAAGCCTGTTTTTAATGGCCAGCAATTGGTTCCTTTGAGGTCTGATCAGATTTCAGAATTCAAGAAGGAGAGGAAAGATGGAGTTTATAGAATTGATGTGAAGGTTTTACTTGATGTGAGGTTTAAATTGGGTTTGTTTAAGATAGGGAAAGTGGAACCTAGGGTTCGTTGTGATTTGAAGGTTCCGTTGAAATCAGGGAGTAGAACTTTGTTGGTGAATGGGTTTCAAGATACTGATT ATTATGAAGGAAAGAAGAGTAGGAATCGCATTAGTTCGGTCAATACTAGTAGTGGTGTGGTTTCTTCGATGAAGGATGTTAAGGAGGCGGTTAAAGAGCATTTCGAAAACAAATTCAAGGAAGATTGTTTGAGTAGACCATCTCTTGATGGTATAGAAATTAACACTTTGAGTTCGGAAGAAAGTTTGTCTCTTGAAGTTCCTTTTTCGGAAGAGGAGATTAAAGAAGCGGTTTAG